From Streptomyces sp. NBC_00775, one genomic window encodes:
- a CDS encoding sodium-translocating pyrophosphatase, protein MAGLSTPHQFDQPTTFAAAVLTDDNRLIIMVIGVVALAALAVAGVLVRQVLAAGEGTDSMKKIATAIQEGANAYLGRQMRTLAAFAAVVFFLLMLLPADDWNQRAGRSIFFLIGAVFSATTGYIGMWLAVRSNVRVAAAAREATPAEGEPEKDLTAVSHKAMKIAFRTGGVVGMFTVGLGLLGASCVVLVYAANAPKVLEGFGLGAALIAMFMRVGGGIFTKAADVGADLVGKVEQGIPEDDPRNAATIADNVGDNVGDCAGMAADLFESYAVTLVAALILGKAAFGDSGLAFPLIVPAIGVLTAMVGIFAVAPRRSDRSGMSAINRGFFISAVISLALVAAAVYIYLPATYADLDGVTDVAIKAKGGDPRILALVAVAIGIVLAALIQQLTGYFTETTRRPVRDIGKTSLTGAATVVLAGISVGLESAVYTALLIGLGVYGAFLLGGTSIMLALFAVALAGTGLLTTVGVIVAMDTFGPVSDNAQGIAEMSGDVTGAGAQVLTDLDAVGNTTKAITKGIAIATAVLAASALFGSYRDAITTAADDVGEKLSGAGAPMNLMMDISQPNNLVGLIAGAAVVFLFSGLAINAVSRSAGAVVYEVRRQFREHPGIMDYTEKPEYGRVVDICTKDALRELATPGLLAVLTPIAIGFTLGVGALGSFLAGAIGTGTLMAVFLANSGGAWDNAKKLVEDGHHGGKGSEAHAATVIGDTVGDPFKDTAGPAINPLLKVMNLVSLLIAPAIVKFSYGDDKNVGLRVVIAVLAILVIVGAVYISKRRGIAVGDEDNAERVAKSADPAVVS, encoded by the coding sequence ATGGCGGGGCTTTCTACCCCTCATCAGTTTGACCAACCCACAACCTTCGCAGCCGCAGTACTGACGGACGACAACCGTCTCATCATCATGGTCATCGGAGTCGTCGCGCTGGCCGCGCTCGCGGTCGCCGGGGTCCTGGTGCGCCAGGTCCTCGCGGCGGGCGAGGGCACCGACAGCATGAAGAAGATCGCGACGGCGATCCAGGAGGGCGCGAATGCCTACCTGGGACGGCAGATGCGCACGCTCGCCGCATTCGCCGCCGTGGTGTTCTTCCTGCTCATGCTGCTCCCCGCGGACGACTGGAATCAGCGCGCCGGCCGATCGATCTTCTTCTTGATCGGCGCGGTGTTCTCGGCGACCACCGGCTATATCGGTATGTGGCTCGCCGTACGCAGCAATGTCCGCGTGGCCGCCGCGGCACGGGAAGCGACCCCGGCGGAGGGTGAGCCCGAAAAGGATCTCACCGCCGTCTCGCACAAAGCCATGAAGATCGCTTTCCGCACGGGCGGCGTCGTCGGCATGTTCACGGTGGGGCTCGGTCTGCTGGGCGCCTCCTGTGTGGTGCTGGTGTACGCGGCCAACGCGCCGAAGGTCCTGGAGGGCTTCGGTCTCGGCGCCGCGCTGATCGCCATGTTCATGCGTGTCGGCGGCGGCATCTTCACCAAGGCCGCCGACGTCGGCGCCGACCTGGTCGGCAAGGTCGAGCAGGGCATTCCGGAGGACGATCCGCGCAATGCCGCGACCATCGCCGACAACGTGGGCGACAACGTCGGCGACTGCGCGGGCATGGCGGCCGACCTCTTCGAGTCGTACGCCGTCACGCTCGTCGCCGCGCTGATCCTCGGCAAGGCGGCGTTCGGCGACTCCGGGCTCGCGTTCCCGCTGATCGTGCCCGCGATCGGCGTACTCACCGCGATGGTGGGCATCTTCGCGGTGGCGCCCCGGCGCTCCGACCGCAGCGGCATGTCCGCGATCAACCGCGGTTTCTTCATCTCCGCGGTGATCTCGCTGGCACTGGTGGCCGCGGCCGTCTACATCTACCTCCCGGCGACGTACGCCGATCTGGACGGTGTCACGGACGTGGCGATCAAGGCCAAGGGCGGCGACCCGCGGATCCTCGCGCTGGTCGCCGTCGCGATCGGCATCGTGCTGGCCGCGCTGATCCAGCAGCTGACCGGCTATTTCACCGAGACCACCCGCCGTCCCGTACGGGACATCGGCAAGACCTCGCTCACCGGTGCGGCCACCGTCGTCCTCGCCGGTATCTCCGTGGGTCTCGAATCGGCCGTCTACACCGCCCTGTTGATCGGCCTCGGCGTGTACGGGGCGTTTCTGCTCGGCGGTACGTCGATCATGCTGGCGCTCTTCGCGGTCGCCCTGGCCGGTACCGGCCTGCTCACCACGGTCGGTGTCATCGTCGCCATGGACACCTTCGGTCCGGTCTCCGACAACGCGCAGGGCATCGCCGAGATGTCCGGCGACGTCACGGGCGCGGGCGCTCAGGTGCTCACCGACCTGGACGCCGTCGGCAACACCACCAAGGCCATCACCAAGGGCATCGCCATCGCCACGGCCGTCCTCGCGGCCTCGGCGCTCTTCGGCTCGTACCGTGACGCGATCACCACGGCCGCGGACGACGTGGGCGAGAAGCTCTCCGGGGCGGGCGCGCCGATGAACCTGATGATGGACATCTCACAGCCCAACAACCTGGTGGGTCTCATCGCGGGCGCCGCGGTCGTCTTCCTCTTCTCGGGGCTCGCGATCAACGCGGTCTCGCGGTCCGCCGGGGCCGTGGTCTACGAGGTGCGGCGGCAGTTCCGCGAGCACCCCGGGATCATGGACTACACCGAGAAGCCCGAATACGGGCGCGTCGTCGACATCTGCACCAAGGACGCGCTGCGCGAACTCGCCACGCCCGGCCTGCTCGCCGTTCTCACCCCGATCGCGATCGGGTTCACGCTCGGGGTCGGCGCGCTCGGCTCGTTCCTCGCGGGTGCGATCGGCACCGGCACGCTGATGGCGGTCTTCCTCGCCAACTCCGGTGGTGCGTGGGACAACGCGAAGAAACTCGTCGAGGACGGCCACCACGGCGGCAAGGGCAGCGAGGCCCACGCCGCGACGGTGATCGGCGACACGGTCGGCGACCCGTTCAAGGACACCGCGGGACCCGCCATCAACCCGCTGCTGAAGGTGATGAACCTGGTGTCGCTGCTGATCGCGCCGGCGATCGTCAAGTTCTCGTACGGCGACGACAAGAACGTCGGTCTACGGGTGGTCATCGCCGTCCTCGCGATCCTCGTGATCGTGGGCGCGGTGTACATCTCCAAGCGGCGCGGGATCGCCGTGGGTGACGAGGACAACGCGGAAAGGGTGGCCAAGTCGGCTGACCCTGCGGTGGTTTCGTAG
- a CDS encoding serine/threonine-protein kinase, with product MAGETPDQGEGRLISGRYRLLRTLGAGGMGRVWLAYDEELACEVSMKEVALPDMPMDAGETAQRIARARSEARHAARLRGHPHVATVHDVVVHEGLPWIVMEYVPDAVDLQAVVRRSGPLSPAGAARIGLAVLDALTAGHRIGILHRDVKPANILLAPDASGDPYARVLLTDYGIALQPESREPRLTATAGILGTPGYLAPERARGEPPTPAADLFSLGATLYAAVEGRGPFDRHGSYATLTALLDEEPTPPVRAGELAPVLHGLLVKDPVRRFSPEAVARGLERVVRGAAGAGSGPPPGWEASPAQGSAPGGFGPPPGAFGAAPDGFGPTPGGFGAVPGGPSASVPSDEIAGPPPGYAAGAPPGYAAGPPPGQAGTPSQGPYGGPYADRAGGPTPGTPQRPGTPQTPGAPPTPNTPHTPGGPATPGTGAAAGGPATPGSGPPTPYAPWGSAAPQSAYDFRNPYASGPDSPYAASGAPPPHEGGPPPPTHPYVGSPSVPRPYTGGPPGPPPPPTSGKRRGAVIALVVAVVLVIAGGAWAAVSLSGGDGGKKDNAAKKSPSASASTPTTAEPTGPVYPYGVQAGLTDPLQAGDCVKAVWSGTPFKSVPNLGVVDCADDWPDGQVVAVDTATDYADAQARGAQRCARQAEPMATALPDAGAYALLPTKAGFDAASGGTACLVLGRHVPIGGEVGWLRDKGMDLYAAQMAVGDCWTYVDKGGDSFQSLLTDCSKPHTDQVVGFAAAPGSMDYKKGIDNGGKLCSNKFESSWAPGSELKTYGWLGDKEDWNDGFTTVVCTVGHTDNSKTTGKIPTPGTV from the coding sequence ATGGCGGGGGAGACGCCGGATCAGGGCGAGGGCAGGCTCATCAGTGGCCGGTATCGGCTGCTGCGGACGCTCGGCGCGGGCGGCATGGGGCGCGTATGGCTCGCGTACGACGAGGAGTTGGCCTGCGAGGTCTCCATGAAGGAGGTCGCGCTGCCGGACATGCCGATGGACGCCGGAGAGACGGCACAGCGCATCGCGCGGGCACGCAGCGAGGCCCGGCACGCGGCGCGCTTACGGGGACATCCCCATGTGGCCACCGTGCACGACGTGGTGGTGCACGAGGGGCTGCCATGGATCGTCATGGAGTATGTGCCGGACGCGGTCGACCTCCAGGCGGTCGTACGGCGGTCGGGGCCGCTGTCGCCCGCGGGGGCCGCCCGGATCGGGCTCGCCGTCCTCGACGCGCTCACCGCGGGACACCGGATCGGCATCCTCCACAGGGATGTGAAACCGGCCAACATCCTTCTGGCGCCGGACGCTTCGGGCGACCCCTACGCGCGCGTGCTGCTCACCGACTACGGAATCGCGCTCCAGCCCGAGTCCCGCGAGCCACGCCTCACCGCCACCGCCGGCATCCTCGGCACACCCGGCTATCTCGCCCCCGAGCGCGCCCGCGGCGAGCCGCCCACCCCCGCCGCCGACCTCTTCTCCCTGGGCGCCACGCTGTACGCCGCGGTGGAGGGCCGCGGCCCCTTCGACCGCCACGGCAGCTACGCGACACTGACGGCCCTGCTCGACGAAGAGCCCACACCGCCGGTCCGCGCCGGTGAACTGGCGCCCGTGCTGCACGGGTTGCTCGTCAAGGACCCCGTCCGCCGGTTCTCGCCGGAGGCGGTCGCGCGGGGGCTGGAGCGGGTGGTGCGGGGAGCGGCGGGCGCGGGGTCCGGGCCACCGCCGGGATGGGAGGCCTCGCCCGCGCAGGGTTCGGCACCGGGCGGATTCGGGCCGCCACCGGGCGCGTTCGGGGCGGCGCCCGACGGATTCGGTCCGACGCCGGGGGGCTTCGGGGCCGTACCCGGCGGCCCGTCCGCGAGCGTGCCCTCGGACGAGATCGCGGGGCCGCCTCCGGGCTATGCGGCAGGCGCACCTCCCGGGTATGCCGCGGGCCCGCCCCCGGGACAGGCGGGGACTCCTTCGCAGGGGCCGTACGGCGGCCCGTACGCGGACCGGGCCGGCGGACCGACGCCGGGCACCCCGCAGCGGCCGGGCACCCCACAGACCCCTGGCGCGCCTCCCACTCCGAACACCCCGCACACGCCGGGTGGTCCGGCCACCCCGGGGACGGGCGCCGCGGCGGGCGGCCCCGCCACACCGGGATCCGGTCCCCCGACGCCGTACGCCCCATGGGGTTCAGCGGCCCCGCAGAGTGCGTACGACTTCCGCAACCCCTACGCGAGCGGCCCGGACTCGCCCTACGCGGCGAGCGGCGCGCCGCCGCCCCACGAGGGCGGTCCGCCCCCGCCGACCCACCCGTACGTGGGCAGCCCATCCGTGCCGCGGCCGTACACGGGCGGTCCGCCCGGACCGCCACCCCCGCCCACGAGCGGCAAGAGGCGCGGCGCCGTGATCGCCCTCGTCGTGGCCGTCGTCCTGGTGATCGCCGGCGGTGCCTGGGCCGCCGTCTCGCTGTCCGGTGGTGACGGCGGCAAGAAGGACAACGCGGCGAAGAAGTCGCCGTCGGCCTCGGCGAGTACACCAACGACGGCGGAGCCGACGGGGCCTGTGTATCCGTACGGCGTGCAGGCGGGCCTCACCGACCCGTTGCAGGCGGGCGACTGTGTGAAGGCGGTCTGGTCGGGCACCCCCTTCAAGTCGGTGCCGAACCTCGGCGTCGTGGACTGCGCCGACGACTGGCCGGACGGCCAGGTGGTGGCGGTCGACACGGCGACCGACTACGCCGACGCCCAGGCCCGGGGCGCGCAGCGCTGCGCGCGGCAGGCCGAGCCGATGGCGACCGCCCTGCCCGACGCGGGCGCCTACGCCCTTCTCCCGACGAAGGCGGGGTTCGATGCGGCCTCCGGCGGTACGGCATGTCTCGTACTCGGGCGGCATGTTCCCATCGGGGGCGAGGTGGGATGGCTCCGGGACAAGGGCATGGACCTGTACGCCGCGCAGATGGCCGTGGGCGACTGCTGGACGTACGTCGACAAGGGGGGCGACTCGTTCCAGTCCCTTCTTACCGATTGCTCCAAACCGCACACCGACCAGGTCGTCGGCTTCGCCGCCGCGCCCGGGAGCATGGACTACAAGAAGGGGATCGACAACGGAGGAAAGCTCTGCAGCAACAAATTCGAGTCGAGTTGGGCGCCCGGATCGGAGCTGAAGACCTACGGCTGGCTGGGCGACAAGGAAGACTGGAACGACGGATTCACCACAGTCGTGTGCACGGTGGGCCACACCGACAACAGCAAAACGACCGGGAAGATACCGACGCCCGGCACGGTCTGA
- the bldG gene encoding anti-sigma factor antagonist BldG encodes MDLSLSTRNVSGPNGDRTVVEVGGEIDVYTAPKLREQLVELVNDGSFHLVVDMEGVDFLDSTGLGVLVGGLKRVRAHEGSLRLVCNQERILKIFRITGLTKVFPIHTSVEEAVNATD; translated from the coding sequence GTGGACCTGTCCCTGTCGACTCGCAATGTGTCTGGCCCTAACGGCGACCGTACGGTCGTCGAGGTCGGCGGCGAAATCGATGTATATACCGCGCCCAAGCTGCGCGAGCAGCTGGTCGAGCTGGTGAACGACGGCAGTTTCCACCTTGTCGTCGACATGGAGGGCGTGGATTTCCTCGACTCCACCGGGCTCGGCGTACTGGTGGGCGGCCTGAAGCGTGTACGTGCCCATGAGGGCTCGCTGCGACTGGTCTGCAACCAGGAGCGCATTCTGAAGATCTTCCGTATTACCGGTCTCACCAAGGTGTTCCCGATCCACACCTCGGTGGAGGAGGCGGTCAACGCCACCGACTGA
- a CDS encoding class I SAM-dependent methyltransferase: MGSVSHTSLSPLPSSDRVDVAARLRDALLGASFTADGLLDLLGAPAYAALARSETVPALRATRGDTPLETLVRLFLLQQPVPLARVADVLPVEDCLAGGWLTRVGEDEVAATADVRPYGGPGGEDWFIVSDLGCAVGGAGGIGNREEGVVLGVGGASTTLAGITVRTPVSSALDLGTGSGIQALHAAQHATRVTATDLNPRALHITALTLALSGAPAADLREGSLFEPVADDEAYDLIVSNPPFVISPGARLTYRDGGMGGDDLCRTLVQEAGDRLNEGGYAQFLANWQHVEGEDWQDRLRSWVPRGCDAWIVQREVQDVTQYAELWLRDAGDHRDDPAAYQARYDAWLDEFEARKVKAVGFGWITLRKAAADRPSITVEEWPHPVEQPLGETVSAHFDRVDFLRAHDDAALLAGHFKLVAEVVQEQVGLPGAEDPEHVVLRQNRGMRRATKVDTVGAGFAGVCDGTLSAGRILDAIAQLVGEDPVLLRDRTPAQIRLLVEQGFLEPAK, encoded by the coding sequence ATGGGAAGCGTGAGTCATACCAGCCTGTCACCGTTGCCCTCGTCCGACCGCGTCGACGTCGCCGCTCGGCTGCGGGACGCCCTGCTCGGCGCCTCCTTCACCGCCGACGGACTGCTCGATCTGCTCGGAGCCCCCGCGTACGCGGCGCTGGCGCGCAGTGAGACCGTGCCCGCGCTCCGGGCGACCCGCGGGGACACGCCGCTGGAGACGCTCGTACGGCTGTTCCTGCTGCAGCAGCCCGTGCCGCTCGCGCGCGTGGCGGACGTGCTGCCGGTCGAGGACTGTCTGGCGGGCGGCTGGCTGACCAGGGTGGGCGAGGACGAGGTCGCCGCGACCGCGGACGTCCGGCCGTACGGCGGGCCCGGCGGCGAGGACTGGTTCATCGTGTCCGACCTGGGGTGCGCCGTCGGCGGCGCGGGCGGTATCGGCAACCGGGAGGAAGGCGTCGTCCTCGGGGTGGGCGGGGCCTCCACGACCCTCGCCGGCATCACCGTCCGTACGCCCGTCTCCTCCGCCCTCGACCTCGGCACCGGCTCCGGGATCCAGGCCCTGCACGCCGCGCAGCACGCCACACGGGTGACCGCGACCGACCTGAACCCCCGCGCGCTGCACATCACCGCGCTCACCCTCGCGCTCTCCGGCGCCCCGGCCGCCGACCTGCGGGAGGGTTCCCTCTTCGAGCCGGTCGCGGACGACGAGGCGTACGACCTGATCGTCTCGAACCCGCCCTTCGTGATCTCTCCCGGCGCCCGGCTCACCTACCGCGACGGCGGAATGGGCGGGGACGATCTGTGCCGCACGCTCGTTCAGGAGGCGGGGGACCGACTGAACGAAGGGGGATACGCGCAGTTCCTGGCCAACTGGCAGCACGTGGAGGGTGAGGACTGGCAGGACCGGCTGCGCTCCTGGGTGCCGCGCGGCTGCGACGCGTGGATCGTGCAGCGCGAGGTCCAGGACGTCACGCAGTACGCCGAGTTGTGGCTGCGCGACGCGGGCGACCACCGCGACGACCCGGCGGCCTACCAGGCGCGGTACGACGCGTGGCTGGACGAGTTCGAGGCGCGCAAGGTGAAGGCGGTCGGCTTCGGCTGGATCACCCTGCGCAAGGCGGCGGCCGACCGGCCCTCGATCACGGTCGAGGAGTGGCCGCACCCCGTCGAGCAGCCGCTCGGCGAGACCGTGAGCGCGCACTTCGACCGCGTCGACTTTCTGCGGGCGCACGACGACGCGGCCCTGCTCGCCGGACACTTCAAGCTCGTGGCGGAGGTCGTCCAGGAGCAGGTCGGGCTGCCCGGCGCGGAGGACCCGGAGCACGTGGTGCTGCGTCAGAACCGCGGGATGCGCCGGGCCACCAAGGTGGACACGGTCGGCGCGGGCTTCGCGGGCGTGTGCGACGGCACGCTGAGCGCGGGCCGGATTCTCGACGCCATCGCCCAACTGGTCGGCGAGGATCCGGTGTTGCTGCGCGACCGGACGCCCGCGCAGATCCGCCTGCTGGTGGAGCAGGGGTTCCTCGAGCCCGCTAAGTGA
- a CDS encoding ATP-binding protein: MATVELRFSALPEHVRTARLVAAAVARRAGVDEAVLDEVRLAVGEACSRAVGLHQSSGTSAPVRVTLTEEEKQFSIEVGDEAPRTAPGETVSGSSRGDSDAETEEDEMGLAVISGLVDDVEVTAGENGGLIRMSWPTTPPATLAP, translated from the coding sequence ATGGCCACCGTTGAGCTCCGCTTCAGCGCGCTGCCCGAGCACGTCAGGACCGCCCGGCTGGTGGCGGCGGCGGTGGCGCGCAGGGCCGGAGTGGACGAGGCCGTACTCGACGAGGTCAGACTCGCCGTCGGTGAGGCCTGCAGCCGTGCCGTCGGACTTCACCAGAGCAGCGGCACCTCGGCGCCGGTGCGGGTGACGCTGACCGAGGAGGAGAAGCAGTTCTCCATCGAGGTCGGCGACGAGGCGCCGCGAACGGCGCCGGGTGAGACGGTGTCCGGTTCCTCCCGAGGAGATTCGGACGCGGAGACCGAAGAGGACGAGATGGGCCTCGCGGTCATCAGCGGCCTCGTCGACGACGTGGAAGTCACGGCCGGGGAGAACGGCGGACTGATCAGGATGAGCTGGCCGACCACGCCGCCGGCCACGCTCGCTCCCTGA
- the topA gene encoding type I DNA topoisomerase — translation MSPTSDTAHGGRRLVIVESPAKAKTIKGYLGPGYVVEASVGHIRDLPNGAAEVPEKYTGEVRRLGVDVEHDFQPIYVVNADKKAQVKKLKDLLKDSDELFLATDEDREGEAIAWHLLEVLKPKVPVHRMVFHEITKDAIREAVANPRELNTRMVDAQETRRILDRLYGYEVSPVLWKKVMPRLSAGRVQSVATRLVVERERERIAFRSAEYWDLTGTFGTGRVGDNSDPSNLVARLTAVDGKRVAQGRDFDSLGQIKGANTLHLDEANARALAAALENTNFSVRSVESKPYRRSPYAPFRTTTLQQEASRKLGFGAKATMQVAQKLYENGFITYMRTDSTTLSDTAITAARAQVTQLYGADYLPDKPRVYAGKVKNAQEAHEAIRPSGDRFRTPAETGLTGDQFKLYELIWKRTVASQMKDAVGNSVTVKIAGAAADGRDAEFSASGKTITFHGFLKAYVEGADDPNAELDDRERRLPQVGEGDPLSAEEITVDGHATKPPARYTEASLVKELEEREIGRPSTYASIIGTILDRGYVFKKGTALVPSFLSFAVVNLLEKHFGRLVDYDFTAKMEDDLDRIARGEAQAVPWLKRFYFGEGEATGAAEAGNGDGDHLGGLKELVTDLGAIDAREVSSFPVGNDIVLRVGRYGPYVERGEKDAENHQRADVPEDLAPDELTVDLAEELLAKPSGDFELGADPATGHQIIARDGRYGPYVTEVLPEGTPKTGKNAVKPRTASLFKSMSLDTVTLEDALKLMSLPRVVGKDAEGVEITAQNGRYGPYLKKGTDSRSLTAEDQLFTITLEEALEIYAQPKQRGRAAAKPPLKELGTDPVSEKPVVVKDGRFGPYVTDGETNATLRSGDSVEDITPERGYELLAEKRAKAPAKKTAKKAVAKKAPAKKAPAKKTAAKKTTTSKTAAKKAPAKKTAAKKTAASEG, via the coding sequence TTGTCCCCGACCAGCGACACCGCACACGGCGGCCGCCGACTCGTCATCGTCGAGTCGCCTGCCAAGGCGAAGACGATCAAGGGCTATCTCGGCCCCGGCTATGTCGTCGAAGCGAGCGTCGGGCACATCCGCGACCTCCCCAACGGCGCCGCGGAGGTGCCCGAGAAGTACACCGGCGAGGTGCGCCGCCTCGGCGTGGACGTCGAGCACGACTTCCAGCCGATCTACGTGGTCAACGCTGACAAGAAGGCCCAGGTCAAGAAGCTCAAGGACCTGCTGAAGGACTCCGACGAACTCTTCCTCGCCACCGATGAGGACCGCGAGGGCGAGGCCATCGCGTGGCACCTCCTGGAGGTCCTGAAGCCCAAGGTTCCCGTCCACCGGATGGTCTTCCACGAGATCACCAAGGACGCGATCCGCGAGGCCGTCGCCAACCCGCGCGAGCTCAACACGCGCATGGTCGACGCCCAGGAGACCCGCCGCATCCTCGACCGCCTCTACGGCTACGAGGTCTCGCCGGTCCTGTGGAAGAAGGTCATGCCGCGGCTGTCGGCGGGCCGCGTGCAGTCCGTGGCGACCCGCCTCGTCGTCGAGCGGGAGCGCGAGCGCATCGCCTTCCGCTCCGCCGAGTACTGGGACCTGACCGGCACCTTCGGCACCGGCCGCGTCGGTGACAACAGCGACCCGTCCAACCTGGTCGCCCGTCTCACCGCGGTCGACGGCAAGCGCGTCGCCCAGGGCCGCGACTTCGACTCGCTGGGCCAGATCAAGGGCGCCAACACGCTCCACCTGGACGAGGCGAACGCCCGCGCGCTCGCCGCCGCCCTGGAGAACACGAACTTCTCGGTCCGCTCGGTCGAGTCCAAGCCGTACCGCCGCTCGCCGTACGCGCCGTTCCGTACGACGACGCTTCAGCAGGAGGCCTCGCGCAAGCTCGGCTTCGGCGCGAAGGCGACCATGCAGGTGGCACAGAAGCTGTACGAGAACGGCTTCATCACCTACATGCGTACGGACTCCACGACCCTGTCGGACACGGCGATCACCGCCGCCCGCGCCCAGGTCACGCAGCTGTACGGCGCCGACTACCTGCCGGACAAGCCGCGCGTGTACGCCGGAAAGGTCAAGAACGCCCAGGAGGCGCACGAGGCGATCCGCCCCTCGGGTGATCGTTTCCGCACCCCGGCCGAGACGGGTCTGACCGGCGACCAGTTCAAGCTCTACGAGCTGATCTGGAAGCGGACCGTCGCCTCCCAGATGAAGGACGCGGTCGGAAACTCCGTCACCGTGAAGATCGCCGGAGCGGCCGCCGACGGCCGCGACGCCGAGTTCAGCGCCTCCGGCAAGACGATCACCTTCCACGGCTTCCTGAAGGCGTACGTCGAGGGCGCGGACGACCCGAACGCCGAGCTCGACGACCGCGAGCGCCGTCTCCCGCAGGTCGGCGAGGGCGACCCGCTGTCCGCCGAGGAGATCACGGTCGACGGGCACGCCACCAAGCCCCCGGCCCGCTACACCGAGGCCAGCCTGGTCAAGGAGCTCGAAGAGCGCGAGATCGGCCGCCCGTCGACGTACGCGTCGATCATCGGCACGATCCTCGACCGCGGCTATGTCTTCAAGAAGGGCACGGCACTCGTCCCGTCCTTCCTGTCCTTCGCCGTGGTCAACCTCCTGGAGAAGCACTTCGGGCGGCTCGTCGACTACGACTTCACCGCCAAGATGGAGGACGACCTCGACCGCATCGCGCGGGGCGAGGCGCAGGCCGTGCCGTGGCTGAAGCGGTTCTACTTCGGCGAGGGCGAGGCGACCGGTGCCGCCGAGGCCGGCAACGGCGACGGCGACCACCTGGGCGGCCTCAAGGAGCTCGTCACCGACCTGGGCGCCATCGACGCCCGCGAGGTGTCGTCCTTCCCGGTCGGCAACGACATCGTGCTCCGCGTGGGCCGCTACGGCCCCTACGTCGAGCGCGGCGAGAAGGACGCCGAGAACCACCAGCGCGCCGACGTGCCCGAGGACCTGGCGCCGGACGAGCTGACGGTCGACCTCGCGGAGGAACTGCTCGCCAAGCCGAGCGGTGACTTCGAGCTCGGCGCCGACCCGGCGACGGGCCACCAGATCATCGCCAGGGACGGCCGCTACGGCCCCTACGTCACCGAGGTGCTCCCCGAGGGCACCCCGAAGACGGGCAAGAACGCCGTCAAGCCGCGGACGGCCTCGCTGTTCAAGTCGATGTCGCTCGACACGGTGACCCTTGAGGACGCCCTCAAGCTGATGTCCCTGCCGCGCGTCGTCGGCAAGGACGCCGAGGGCGTCGAGATCACCGCGCAGAACGGGCGCTACGGGCCGTACCTGAAGAAGGGCACGGACTCGCGGTCGCTCACCGCCGAGGACCAGCTCTTCACCATCACGCTCGAAGAGGCGCTGGAGATCTACGCGCAGCCCAAGCAGCGTGGCCGTGCGGCCGCCAAGCCGCCGCTGAAGGAGCTGGGCACCGACCCGGTCAGCGAGAAGCCCGTCGTCGTCAAGGACGGCCGTTTCGGGCCGTACGTGACCGACGGCGAGACCAACGCGACCCTGCGCTCCGGCGACAGCGTCGAGGACATCACCCCCGAGCGCGGCTACGAACTGCTCGCCGAGAAGCGCGCCAAGGCACCGGCCAAGAAGACCGCGAAGAAGGCCGTGGCCAAGAAGGCACCCGCCAAGAAGGCCCCGGCCAAGAAAACGGCCGCCAAGAAGACGACGACTTCGAAGACGGCCGCCAAGAAGGCACCTGCCAAGAAGACCGCCGCCAAGAAGACGGCGGCTTCGGAGGGCTGA
- a CDS encoding small secreted protein — protein sequence MEGTNPVNKKLAAALSGGAVLVLALSGCSSDNGNSDKLNSWAKEVCDAVQPQAKKIEAANAAIQKETSDNSTPEAVQKTDAQAFQDMSDAYKAIGTAVDKAGAPDVTDGETKQTNAVKELNDISASYADLKKQVDELDTKDQAKFADGLKGIATQLDKLSQSGNDALKKLEEGDVGQAMAQQESCKSTSSSPSASQG from the coding sequence ATGGAAGGGACCAATCCGGTGAACAAGAAGCTCGCGGCCGCACTGTCCGGCGGTGCGGTACTGGTACTGGCGCTGTCGGGATGCAGCAGCGACAACGGCAACAGCGACAAGCTGAACTCCTGGGCCAAGGAGGTCTGCGACGCGGTGCAGCCGCAGGCCAAGAAGATCGAGGCCGCCAACGCCGCGATCCAGAAGGAGACCTCGGACAACAGCACGCCGGAAGCTGTCCAGAAGACGGACGCACAGGCCTTCCAGGACATGTCCGACGCCTACAAGGCGATCGGCACCGCCGTTGACAAGGCGGGCGCCCCGGACGTCACCGACGGCGAGACGAAGCAGACCAACGCGGTCAAGGAGCTCAACGACATCTCCGCGTCGTACGCCGACCTGAAGAAGCAGGTCGACGAGCTCGACACCAAGGACCAGGCCAAGTTCGCGGACGGCCTGAAGGGCATCGCGACCCAGCTCGACAAGCTGAGCCAGAGCGGGAACGACGCCCTGAAGAAGCTTGAGGAGGGGGATGTGGGCCAGGCGATGGCGCAGCAGGAGAGCTGCAAGTCCACGTCCAGTTCTCCGTCGGCCTCCCAGGGCTGA